Within Rhipicephalus microplus isolate Deutch F79 chromosome 9, USDA_Rmic, whole genome shotgun sequence, the genomic segment CTCTTGTGCCCGCAgagtcgtgcgctgtgttaaaatatgttaaagTACTGTAACCAACgggcccagctttcagtccttctgtgTACATGTGCTTATTATTACAGACCTAGCTACACAGTATGATGCACCTTTTTTGCATAATTTTGATATAATAGCTTTGTATATGTAgtaaactgtttttcttgcatgctcgtttactgacgcaaccagcagccaagaagctagagaccacaagagcgcacagaaagggtttgagcattcgcacgtgcgatcataccggtgtcagacaggcacttttgattgcaatcagctggagcgtctgcgccaaactcgatccgGCGCAGCAGCGACAGACCTGTAGATCTCGATCAAAAGTATTCGAGTGACACCAGTAATAGTCACCGCTAACTGGCCAAACTAATCGGATCAAATACGGAGCAGCCGTCATCTAACTGCGATATAAAAAGGTACGACATAGCAAACAAGAACCCGtgtgacagtggtgttgtcaAACAAGTACAGTGTGTCAGACCCTAAATATCATTCGGAAGTATGTCTGCACAAATATGATCACGCTTACGCGGGTGTAACTCAACGCTACGGTTTGCATGAACCGGCCAACAATAGCGTGTCATCAAATCTGCAGGGAACTAAATTTGTCAAACAAACCCccacacagcacacacaagacCGCCAGCACTTGAGCATATCACATCGACGCGGGATGTTGGTCATTCAACGCTACCGCTTGCACAAAACACCCACGGCACTTGATCTCCCCCCTCTGAAAGATTGGTCGGCCGAGaatcactgccacatcaccaGATTATAATACCGCAATCCTTACACACCACCGCACAACACCAAAATCAACCTCGACCAAACTAGAGGAAGCGCTGACAGTCGACGTCGGCGCACCGCTAGGGACTAAAGCGCCAAGAGATCTTCGCGCGATTTGGGTGCCTAGGCAGCGCGCGGTCACCAGAAAAGCACCAGGGCAGCGGCCACTCATATTACTTCGCGCCATGACTCACCGTGGCGCTGCAGTGACTGTCTgcaacggtgctggaatgtaatgtcaCTACTCGGCTAGTGTACAACGGCCAGCGAAAGTGTTATTGACAAAGCAATATTAGCAATATTAGAAGGTTATTGACGAAGCAATATTAGCAGCCACTTTCCGCGatacaatgtcacccacgaaccTGTGTAGTCCCAGACAAATGCGCTGCGCTGATCGCTCGCGTATAAACTGAGCCTGAGTGTTATTTGCACAGAGCCCGAGCTTCATGAAGATGGCAACCTGAGGATAGCATGAATCTAAATACAATACTCGGCTGGTGTACAACTGCCGGCCAAAGTGTACAACCCTTGTGAATATGCGCTTATATTGCcgtctgaaccatgtaacggcaCATTGTCTGTCGTTGAAAGTATTGCTCTGGAAAATGCAGCGTGAACAGTGCCAAAGACCGCAGGGAGTTCATCACTTGACGACGAAGTCTGCCAGGCTTCGTCTCATACTTGCTTTTGTCGCTACTCACATCTTGTATGCGACTTCGTACCTGCACTTACAGCAGCATGATGAAGATTCGTTGAAGGTCACCCTCCGTGGAATCGTCATTTGAGCCCTATATCTCCCGATCACTACTTCCAATGCAAACGTATTGCCTTGGCAGTGTTAACCACCGGCCAAAAGCTCTGAGGGCTCACCAAACAAATCAATCCACGCGCCTGTCACAGACCTCATCAGGCAGACGACTCCTGGATTGCCTACATATTGGGCATGAATTTTAGACATAGGAGTGGGTATGAGTGCCCTAACATGGGCAACACAGAATCCATGTTTCACCCATCCAGATCAATATGAGTCGCACGCTGGTTGTCGAGAGGCATGAACTCTACCTCTCGGAGCCATTAAGGGTTTTCTCCAAACGTGTTTTACGGTGTCATCACCGGCCTATACAGTAGGGGGTTAGTGTACCGCCACCATTGTACGCCAAGACAGGTAGGTAGATGATCTGTTCTTCAGAGCGCCCAAATTTACTCATTCTTAGATGGATCTCACACCTAGCTGCCAAACTTGTTCGAGGCTTTTCCGCGAGTAGGTTACCGCTCACTAATCTGGACTCCTGGCCATCAGAGCCTCGCAGGCAATGAGGCCACACTCTCCCCGGGCCATGGCTTTGCCCATTCCCTGTTATCCCGAGGAGAACGCTCCTCTACCGACTTTCAGAGAGATGAGTAGACATTACCGGGACTCGAACCGCCGCTTTCCTTCGCCATTCAAAGGACTCAGGAAGGCGGACAAGAAAAGTTTTCGTCTAGTCACCAATATGGTACGGCGCATGGCCATGCTTAAGCATTTGGACTCTACCTTTAGTGGCGTCTGCCAGTACTGTGTGGAGGTGCCTGACGCCTACCACATGGTTTGGGCATGCCAGATCAATGTTTTTACTCCGGAACCCCAAACTAACTGAAGAGGCCTGGGAGGCAGTCCTTCTCAGCTGCCAAAGCCTTGTGGCACGACAAGCCGTGGTTTGAATCGCCAGGACAGCGAACACGATCAATGGCGCCTCAGAGTGGGGACTCCACCAAGTAATAAGGAAGCTAATCGACTAGGCGCTGATTTTCCTTGCAAACGCCGTGTTTTTAATAATTATTTACTGCCACCACCGGCACCAAGCCGGCGCGGAAAGCGCAGAACAGTCACACCCAAAGCTCAATAGGCTGCCTTCCTAAAGCCTCCTTCGAACACTCTTGGGCCAAGTACTACAAGCACATTTGCATGGTACCCACTTCACCTGGAGTCATCATAATTTTTCGGTCGTGGGGCAGCGTCTACTATGCTAATATTTGCCTTTCGTGAAAGCCTGGTACCCGCTTTACCCTTGTAAGAACATTTGTGCATTTTGTTGATGCTGTGCCACACGAATATTAAGAATCATGCTTGGGGCCTTCCTAAGAATATAGGTGAGGTGAAGTGGGTCGACACCACCCTAGACCTCGGGAGTGACCATTACGTCATCCAGGTATCCTTCGTACTTGCCCGCATTAGGACGAAAAAACTCAACGTGTTAGACTTGGACGCTTTCTGCAAAATTCAGAGCCGACCGAGTATCGACGGCAGCGACACACTTTGAAGGAAGCTACAATAAAATCAGAGATGATGCCATGGCAGCAACCAATGAGTTGAAACCATGAACAACAAGTTTGCTCAACTACTACAAGCGAAGCAAGTGCTACTCACGAAGTTGTATGGGCAGAATCATAACGGGAGGCTCTGCAGGAGGGTTTCCAAGGTTAACAGGGTGATTGAGGAGCACTGCAAAACCCTGCGCAAACGAAAATGGCACGAGCTCTCGGGAACGTCGAGAGTCAGCTCATATCTGGGAGGATCTGGGGTCTTTTCAAACACCGtctcgatcagggcagcaccaggtccagGCAGAGGCGACCCCTTGTGCGAGACATGCATCGTGCTACCACCTCTGCTACAGACAATTTGGTTGTCAACAAGCTCATTGAAAAGTACTAAAGTCTCGGATAGCTTTGCCCCCACACAGTTTCCGGACTACGCGGGGTGTGGCGTGCGGGAGTGTGACGAGGGCTTTACTGTGGCCGATACCCGACAGGCTCTCTTTTCCCTAAATGGCAAATCCGCCCCTTGCCCTAttggcaaaactggtatgatgctCAATAATCTTAATGGCGGGTTCATTGACTTTATCACAGAAAATATTGATGAGCAGTGGTACCGTGGGAAGGTCCCCGCCCAGTGGAGGACGGTTAACACGGTACTAATCCCGAATCCCGGTAAAGCACCAAGAATAGATAATCTAGGAGTAATTTTCTTAACTTTCTGTATCGGTAAGGTCACAGAGCATGCCATGCTGAAATCTACTCAAGGTGAACCTCGAGACCAATGACGTGTACACCCACAGTATAAGTGGTTTTAGTGCTGGCCTCTCCATACATGAAGTCATGAAGCTAATAAAGCATAACAACGGCGACCACAGCTTGGGAGATACATCTTTCAATAAGACCTTAAGAAGGCTTTTGACAAAATTTCTCACAAACTCACTCTACAGTCTACTGCCAGCCTAAAGCTATAATAGAGGGTCAACGACTTCGTGAGATCTTTTGTTAACCAGAGAACTACCTAGCTCAAGGTCGAAGGAGTCCAATTTACTCATACGGCCGAAGAGAATTTCGTCCTGAATAATCTATGATCCACTCCAACCGGCATTTAGTGCATCATTGTAGGATGAGGGCTTGAGTCCAGTTTTAGGGGGCGGTGTTCGCGTCATCGGGCTGAATTTTCTTCGACACCTGTGCCTTGAGAGTTTCAAGCCGGCTGATCAAGGCATCAAACTCATAAGATCCCAGTCCTCCACAGAAAGGATTTTTGATGGGGGTGCCATTCAAGTCCAGATGGTTTTGTAGCCAAGCCACGTACTTGTCAAACATCTCGACATAAAGTGCGAATACTTTTTGCCGGAGTTCATGAGGGTACGGTGTTGAGTCGTCCAGACAGCTTTGCACGGATTTGCATACTGACATCCTAATAGCTTCATATCGGACGTAAGTGTGATACTCTGCCGCTTCCTCACTGTGTGCTTGCCGGTTCGCATTTTTCTTGAACGGATGGTCGAAGAATGGTTCAGCCGTTAGTATGCTCTGTATCGACAATAGGACCGAGCAAAATGTCTGAGCGGAGCTCCACTGCGGTCCAGCATAGGTTCCGAGAATACTGATTGAGACAGTCCCGTTGTTGAAAAAGAATGGGTGAATGGTGTGACGTCCATCCATAGACACAAACTTCACCTTTGGGGGATTGATGGGGTAGTCCTTCGGTAAGAGTAATTCAAAAATCAGGATAGCATCCTCGTATGGTGTATCCGCGGGTCCAAGCACAATAGAGTAGATCGTCGCCATGTTGTTTTCGTCTGGGAAAACAAAAAGTCCTGGCACCGGGTCTTTATAGGAATCCACGATTTCTTTCTTGATGCGCACCAAGGATATAAGCGGTTTCTCCTCATCGCTTTTGAACTCGCTTGCTGAGCGCGATGCCATCAGGACCGTCAATATCAAATCCTCTCTTTGACGCAGCAAGGGCTTTGTCACTGAAAAAGCACTCTCGACTTCTTCGTCTGTGTGATGTGACCCACTTCGCAAGGTCGGCCAAGACAGCATTTTCGAGCGTTTTCGTGATACCTCCAAAAAGACAAATTCATTGAAAagtaattaaaaataaaaaaaaacaaaataacagtAAACTTCATTGCGAAGTTCTGCTATTTCGAGCTACTGAGGCATATGTTAATCTATCTGAATTCAACGAATTTGATTGCAGTTCTTAATTGTGCCACGTTTAATTTACGTTACAAACGTTTGTTGAGTGAAGAGTAAAATTGTATGCAATTTGTGGATTGAATTAGGTAAGAAAATGCCCGAAATATATCCCTGCAGCAAAGTGTCAAAACAGAGGAACCAAAGCATTGTATCTTGGTTAGAGGATATGATTAGCAAGGAAAAACGAAACCGAAGTGCGCGCGAGAGACGTCAATGTGAAAGCGGGTGAGCATTGTTGCTTCTCGACTTCTTCGTCTGTATGCTACAGCTAGTATTCTTTGATGGTGCGCATATTTTCGTATATCAGTAAGCATGTACAAATCAGCTCAACAAAACGTTTGATTAAAAATTCACGAGTAGACATAACGTGGCGTTGAATATGATGTACCCTTGGTCAGAATTTCCAGAGACctccatacggcgtctctcataatttttGGTGGTTTTTAGGCGTTCAACCCAACTCATCattctatcaatcaatcaattcatcaatcaataaatcaatcagtaACAATTTTCTATCCATTAAAATTACGGTGCGGCAGTATGGTCAGAGCAGTCCAGCGTAAATGTAAGTGCAACGCAAAGGTTCAGCATAAAATTATGGTTATCAAAACTTGCGATTATATAAAAGGAATCGACGGACGCTTTCCTGAACAATTTATTGGCTGATATTTTTACCGCGTCTATTGTTTCAGGCATATCGGTACCAGTTTTAAACTTTCTATAGTATAGCTGGAATCTCGTATGTATCTCATGGCTAGAAGTAGAAAGATTACTCATCCATCGAGAGATGGTCCTACTAATAAACTGACCATCTCGTTTATTTGTGACCCCCCTAGTGCCTAGCACTCATGATAATGGTAGAAAGCTTGAACTACAGTTGTTTTATTGTACAGAATTTCACTTGGTCTTTTGAGCTATCTGAAGCTGCAAGCGCTTTGCATTCTGTCAATAACCGACAGTTAAATTGCATGACCTGCAAGGGATGCTCATGAGCAACCGTGCAAACGCGCCTCGCGTCCTGCAAGAAACGCAATAGGTGTCCGTGTGCGCTCCAGAGAACGCGTATCGGCGTCGCTGGGACTAGCAGTCCGTCTCGGACAGAAAAGCTGGACGAGGAGCGCGTGCATGAACCGTGCTTTGCTTTTTCGCTgggagctctctctctctcaaagcaaaaaaagatcatcatcatcagaatcatcatcatcatctctatCTGGCTTTCGCTGGCCCTCTCCTTTGTGATATAACGGCGTCTTCATAGAGTTTCTTATGTATACGCTAGAGGGAATTCTGGCGGTAcactgtctatgggagctgcagtgCATGGGGCTTTAGCGAGCATGgcaattatgggtagtacatggattaaCCTAATCATGGTACTTTACGTTGCTTGTGGCTTCGCGTggtttgaagctgctttgtcatgaaacaacaatcggcaaatgttcagcagtttcccTTCACCACCCTAATTTTTTacgcttaccatttcgaatcgatacagtttgtttttttccttcataAAAAAACTGAAACGCAACAATAATTGAACCCATATTTGCGATTTGCCGCCCGTAACtacgaagagtaggcaaatcCATGCGCTACCCTTCATTCCCATGGTccctgaacaatcgcagcgccagagtcaaCTCTAGTCAACTTTAGGAATGTCTGAGGGCGCGTCAGTACGCCTAATAATAAATATGTGTTCTCCTGAGTAAGAAGTCTCGCGCAGGAGTTTCTCCTTCCACGGCGCCTGGGCCTCTGTGGCCTTTGCCTACTCCTCAGTCGCATGAAGTGGTTGGCAGGAGCGATATTACTCAATATAGTTACACTGATTTTGTTCAAAGCTAGTTTTCGAGGCGCCAATATTACACCTATGTCATGAACAGGAGTAAAATAGGGCAACCTAGAAAGGAAATACTTGCCAAGCATTCGGCAAACCATTCGTATGCGAGAATTTTAAATGCGAACGAATTTCTTTGTCGGGCTACGTCAGGCATTCGGCGGCGGTGTCCGTGCGCTGGCaagtgttatctctccgctctcattTCCTCTCCTTTAGAAGCAGTGGAAGGCGCACGCGCTTATGCTCGCCCCTAGCCTAGCGACGGGAGCATGTGGCGCGCGACCCTaaaggagagggtaggtgcagtgcttcgccgcctATTCTCTCACCACTCGCTTTTCCCTctctgcgccccactctcccgttcACTCGTGTCACTGTTCGATGGCTGGACGCCTCTCAAGACAATGGCACAAGTCGGTGAATATGAATGTCAGGCAGGaacggtaccctctctcggcACAAAGGgccattcgcatttcctcacgatccTTTTCGGGGAGGGGGGATGTTTATTCCCCTTCACAGAAAGGTATGTGGCAATCTGGTTATTTGTGCACGTACCAGGACATTGTGTAAGTTCTTCAACCTCAGAGTTTTATAATGGCTTCTGAGGGAAGGCTCATCATAATATATAATAACATTCTTATatcagccattttttttaattacctaatgttcacatttatactatgCAGTCTTTTTTTGCAAAAAATATCTGGGGTGTGTGAAAACTTGGCTGAGAGCGAAAAAGGAGACTAGGTATCTAGTAAATGTGAGTTGATATCTTACCTCTAAGGTATCAAATTTTAATAAAATCCACAACAGTCCACATGGGTTATTGACAAAACGATATTAGCAGCCACTTTCCGCGATACAATGTTAACCACGAACCTGTGTAGTCCCAGACACATGCGCTGCGCTGATCGCTCGCGTATAAACTGAGCCTGAGTGTTATTTGCACAGAGCCCGAGCTTCATGAAGATGGCAACCTGAGGATAGCATAAATCTAAATACAATACTCGGCTGGTGTACAACTGCCGGCCAAAGTGTACAACCCTTGTGAATATGCGCTTATATTGCCGGCTGAACCATGTAACGGCACATTGTCTGTCGTTGAAAGTATTGCTCTGGAAAATGCAGCGTGAACAGTGCCCAAGACAGCAGGGCGTTCATCACTTGACGACGCAGTCTGCCAGGCTTTGTCTCATACATGCTTTTGTCGCTACTCACATCTTGTATGCGACTTTATACCTGCACTTACAGACGCAAGATGAAGATTGTTTGAAGGTCACCCGCCGTAGAATCGTCATTTGAGCCCTATATATCCCGATCACTGCTTCCAATGCAAACGTATTGCCTTGGCAGTGTTAACCACCGGCCGAAAGCTCTGAGGGCTCACCAAACAAATCAATCTACGCGCCTGTCACAGACCCCATCAAGCAGACGACTCCTGGATTGCCTACATATCGGGCATGAGTTCTAGACATAGGAGTGCGTATGAGTGCCCGAACATGGGCAACACGGATCCATGTTTCACCCATCCAGATCAATATGAGTCGTACGCTGGTTGTCGAGAGGCATGAACTCTACCTCTCGGCACCATTAGGATTTTCTCCAAACGTGTTTTACGGTGTCATCACCGGCCTTTACAGTAGGGGGTCGGTGTACCGCCCGCATAGTACGCCAAGACAGGTAGGTAGATGATCTGTTCTTCAGAGCGCCGAAATTTACTCATGCTTAGATGGATCTCACACCT encodes:
- the LOC119164707 gene encoding ubiquitin-conjugating enzyme E2 Z, producing MASRSASEFKSDEEKPLISLVRIKKEIVDSYKDPVPGLFVFPDENNMATIYSIVLGPADTPYEDAILIFELLLPKDYPINPPKVKFVSMDGRHTIHPFFFNNGTVSISILGTYAGPQWSSAQTFCSVLLSIQSILTAEPFFDHPFKKNANRQAHSEEAAEYHTYVRYEAIRMSVCKSVQSCLDDSTPYPHELRQKVFALYVEMFDKYVAWLQNHLDLNGTPIKNPFCGGLGSYEFDALISRLETLKAQVSKKIQPDDANTAP